Genomic window (Ostrea edulis chromosome 9, xbOstEdul1.1, whole genome shotgun sequence):
agaataacacaaggttttaagttgacatgtttattaaagaacaatagTACAATCCCCAGAGGTGGCACGGTCCCTAGTTTTACCCAGCGCTGTCTacaggtaatatatatataaagcggCGCGCGGTGCATTGGGTGTCACTTTCGACATCATGTCAGACAAGTTACCTACTGGACTTCCACGGAGTTATATTGAACAGCGATtgagatttttgaatgatcagCTGAACAGACAACGGCAGCGTGAATTACAACTCCGCAGAGAGAATCAACGACGACTACAGTATTTACAGCGGGGAGGGGGAAAAAAGAAACTCATTTcggattattacaaaattcaactggaACGAGGACGTCAATCACGGAAATTTAAAGTCAAGGAAAATGTCTACAATGTTGCTTTCAAACCTATTccagagaaagaaaatacaACCTTCATTCGTCGGCTCTTCCGggatatgttaaaaaatgtgaaacaggAAATGCAGTGCAATCCCAATGATTATCTACGTTTAAATATTCGGCACCCGTCTCTGGATTCAGCTATTTGGTACGAATTTACGCAGTCCAATCAGCTCAACGAGGacaaaattctgaacaaaatagaATCCGTCCAGCAATCTAAAAAGGAATTCCTAATCACCGACGGGGCAGTGCAGATGGATTTTTTCCATGTCAAATATCCACAAGGCAGCGGGTGCACTAAGAAAAAACATCTACACGTGGATAAGGAGAAATTCAAAACCTCTAAGAGAGCGATCGTTCGCATTCAAAATCCTGAGGATTCTCTCTGCTTGTCCCGGGCTATTGTGGTAGCACGTCTACACAGCCAGAAATCAAACGACCCGGCATGGGAAACGAAATGGTTACGCATGAGAAAAGGGGATTTCAAAACGCTCGACCAGAAACGAGAAGCGATAGCCTTGATGGAACAAGCTGGGTGTGTTATGAACCACCCGTGTGGGCCGCGTGAATGGGAGCAATTACAACACGCGCTCGCCCCACAGTatcgattgaaaatatttcaattcaaaacgaATACAACTCGTTTACGACTGGAACCTATTTACAAAGGACCGGGGCACGGGACTTGTTTGAATATCCTGCTGGATAACGAGCATTACGATGCCATTGTGTCTATGGCTGGAGTGACGGAAAACGGATACTATTGCGATTATTGCGATGTTGGTTACAGTCACATTGAAGATCATCGGACCGTCTGTCCTCATCGATGCTCATTTTGTTTAGCCGATACCCCCTGTACCCCGGACGGGACTCAGACGAATTGCCCtcattgtaagggatttttcaGAAATGCAGCTTGTTACCAGAACCATTTAAAACCTTACAGCAGTAATACAACAACCACGGTCTGCAGTTTAATGGGGCGGTGTAACCAGTGTCAGAAATGGATGTCCAAGCAATTATTAAAACGCCACGCGTGTGGGGGTCAAACCGAATGCCGCATCTGTCACAAAGTCGTCACCATGCCTCATCACTGTTTTGTACAGACGAAACccaaacctaagaaagaaaaagaagaagaagaggagttgaaaatatacatttattacgatTTCGAATGCAGTCAGGAAAACGGTATTCACATTCCCAATTTATGCGTGGCAGAACGTGTGTGTCAACATTGCGACAGTGTGGATATCGACAAGCCCTGTTCTCATTGTGAAGGATTCGGATCACAACGCCGCTTCCTATTTCAAGGACCCGACACGTTAAAACAGTTTATGGAATGGCTCTTACAGAGCGAGACCGATGAGCAAGGCCATGTGGAACTCAAACACGATGAAGCCACCATCATTGCCCACAATTTCAAAGGATACGATGGgcagtttattttgaattacctggTTCACACGGCGTGTATCAAACCCACCGTCATCCTGAACGGCAGTAAAATCTTATCCATGCAAGTCTTGGGGTTGAGATTCATCGATTCTTACAACTTTCTACCCTTTGCTCTTGCCAAGATGCCCTCTGCTTTCGGATTAACGGAATTGAAAAAAGGCTATTTCCCGCACTTTTTCAACACGACAGAGAACCAGCAGTATGTGGGTCCTTACCCGGCCGCTCATTTCTACAATCCTGACGATATGTCCACCGCCAATCGTGAAGCCTTCTATACTTGGTACCATCAACAAGAGGGCAAAGTCTTTGATTTCCAGAAAGAATTCTTAGCTTACTGCATCTCGGATGTGGATATTTTACGCCGGTGTTGTGCCCATTTCAAGTCCACCCTGTTTGATCTGGTGGAAGTAGACCCCTTTCAAGAATCCATCACGTTTGCCAGCACGGCTAATTTAGCCTACCGACGAGGATTCATGGTTGAAAATACCATCGCCATCATTCCCAATATGGGCTACCGGCCAGCACGACGATATTCAGCTAAAGCTTGTCGATGGTTCGCCTGGCTAGAACATCAACATCACTGCATACGACATGCTAGAAATGGGGGCGAAGTCACGCTTGGACCCTATACAGTAGATGGATATGATGAGGAATCTCGTATCGTGTACGAATTCTATGGCTGTTACTGGCACGGCTGTCCCACCTGTTTCCCGAATCTGTTGACTGACATGCATCCTCATCGTGTTCAGCATACGTATCAAGACCTCTACCTGGACACCTTAAAACGAACCAGTGCTTTAGAAGACCAAGGCTATACAGTCGTGAGCATATGGGAACACGAGTTTGATCGTCAGACCCAGACCAATCCCGACTTACAGGAATTTTTACAAGGAGTCGATATACAAGATCCTTTGAATCCCCGTGACGCTTTGTACGGAGGCCGGACCAATGCTACACGACTGTATTGTGAGGAGGGTGACATGCGATACGTGGATGTCTGTTCCCTGTACCCGTACGTGTTGAAATACAAGCCATTTCCCGTCCAACATCCCCAAGTCATCACCAGCCATTTCACCGATGTCAGAGACTATTTCGGGCTCATTCGTTGTCGTGTCCTCCCACCCCGAGAGCTGTATCACCCCGTATTACCTTACAAGACCGGGGGTAAATTACTCTTTCCCTTATGCCGCACCTGTGCGGAACAGCGCAACTTAGGATCCGACGAGCGGTGCCAGCACACCGATTCTGAACGCAGTCTCACGGGCACCTGGGTGACCACCGAACTTCACAAAGCATTAGATCTAGGCTATCGTCTCGACCGCATTTACGAAGTTTGGCATTTTGAGAAAACCAGTGACCACTTATTTCGAGCGTATATCaacacctttttgaaaattaaacaagaagctTCCGGATTCCCCGAGGATTGTCAAACAGCCCAACAGCAGCAACATTACATTGAGGAAATTCAGCAACGAGAAGGCATTGCCATGAATCCGGCAGACATCCAGAAAAATCCGGTCCGAAGAaccattgccaaactctttttaaattgtttgtggGGAAAATTTGCTCAACGATTACAATTACCCAAATCCCTGTATCTcacggaagaagaagaattacaaCAGAAATTACAAGATGCCACTTTAGAAGTCAAAGGCATCGAACTCTTAGAAAATCGTGAACGCCCCGAATGTGATATGATGCTGATCAATTATCAggagaaagaagaatttttagaagACTGTCCCTTTGGAAACGTGGTGCTGGCGTGTTTTACAACAGCTCATGCTCGTTTACATTTGTACGAGACGTTACAGCCTTTGGGAGAGCGTGTCTTATACTTTGACACGGATAGTATCATCTATCAGCACGACGAGACCCAGTTCAATCCGACCATTATCAACAGTTTAGGCGGCTGGACCGATGAATTGGGTGGAGATCGTATCATCAAGTACATGTCGGGCGGGCCCAAAAATTATGCATACGAGACCCAGGGGGGAAAATCTGTCTGCAAAGTCAAAGGATTGACACTCAATTATCGTGCCTCTAGAGTCGTGTCTCTCGATACgttggaaaaaatgttaaaaggagaagaagaagaagtccATGTCAGCTATCCGCACTTTATTCAACGAACCCGCCAACATGATGTGCGAACCATTCCTCTGGTGAAGAAATACCGCATGGTGTATGATAAACGTCAACGTATTCATAACTATGACACGCTGCCTTACGGGTATTAAAAAGGACATGCTAGAGAAAACCATCAGTCGGCAAAATGACGGACTACGAATCACTACATAACCCGGGTACACCACGTTATGCTCTACTGTCAGATCGAGTAACGTCGTTTGAAAATGCTCCCGAACACTTGCAGAACCTATTACCTACCATTGCAGAAGCGGGATACTTTTACAAAGGGTACGGGGATAACACGTGCTGTTTTTATTGCAACTTTGGACTTCACCATTGGGGAGCTGTCGACAATCCTTGGATACAACATGCTTATTGGTATCCTCACTGTCCTTACCTGAAGTGTAATAAGGGTAAACAATGGGTACGACAAGCCTTCAATGCCTATGCCCGCGCTAAAGACAGTGGTTGCGATTGGGAAGGCTTACCCTTAGACGCGGCAGGGAATCCATTGTGTACCcagaaatgtcacatttgtttagaacgagacttgagaattgcttttttaccttgtggtcatttatgtacttgtgcTATATGTGCTACGGGACTGAAACAATGTCCTATTTGTAGACATAGTGTTGAGCAAGCTGTacgtatttttatttgttaataaatatgtatgatcccatgaacttgtgtcatttatcaagatgtataCCTACGAGACACTTGAACCTTTTCagttgaaacatgaatttaccaTGGTGGTGGCTGGACCCTCTAAATCGGGTAAAACAGAATTTGTCAAGCAACTGGTGCAAAATACACAGTGGATTGCACCGCCTCCCGAAAAGATAGTATGGTGTTATCGAGAATGGCAGTCCGCGTACGAATCCTTACAGGACAAGGTCACTTTTATCCGCAATATACCTCAAGACGATGAGCAGatagtggcggatctcagtacgcgtcatctactcatttttgatgatatgatgggAGGTAAAGCCATCGAATCGATTGTCGACTGGTTTACGCGCAAAGCGCATCATCGCAATACCAGTGTCATTTATATCACACAAAATCTGTTTGATCGAGCAGTACAACATCGTACCATCAGTCTGAATGCTCACTATCTCGTGCTGTTTAAAAATCCTCGAGATAAATCTCAGATTGGGGTGTTAAGTCGGCAATTACAAATGCCGCATTTACTTCCAGCCTATGAGGACGCCACCCGTGTACCTCACGGGTATTTACTAGTGGACTTGAGTCCTCAGACGTCGGACGATTTAAGATTAAGAAGTCAACTCTTTACCAACTTGGCTGTGCACATGCCCCCGAGAGTATAAATAATGTCACATCATGGGCAGGTGTATCATTCGAAAGACAGTCTTCATCATGGGTAGACCTTCCGCGAAGAGTAAATTAGTCAAAACGTTACGCCGTTTACAAcgggaacgggatcccgttcaacGGAGCCATCTCATTGAATTAGGACGTAGAGCCTTACTCAACTGGTTTGCGATGGGCGCTCGAAATTTATTGCGAGGCGTCTTACCAGGCAATAAAATCACTCAGCGGTTCATTCAATCCCATCGCCAAGACTTGAGTGTCATTGCCGATAAGAAGTCCAATGAAGAAGAGCGTAaaaaagccattttgaaacgaggAGGCGCCGGATTCTTAGGAGGGACCATTAtccgtcatttattcaaatgggaAACAGGCCGTAGGCCCCGTGGGGGACAACCCAAGAAAACCAAGAAACCACGGGCTAAGAAAGCTAAAAAATCGCCTCAGAGAATTCCTAAACTCATTATTCGCTTACCTAAGAAGACACCTAAGAAATCCCCTAAGAAGTCCCCTAAGAAGACACCTCTCAGGATGAAGAATCCGTTTCCCAATTGGGCTCCAAAGAAAACCCCTCTCATTGTGAAGATGCCGTTTCCCAAGGCCACTCCCCCCAAGGCCACTAAAACGTTAGCCAATCTGAAAGCCGGATTAgctcaaaagaaaatggaacgacCCATGCATGGACCTATAGGAAGTTCCAGAACCAGTGATACTGCTCTACCGAGTTTTGCTCATACCTTTGGAAGCATGAAATTTCAACCCTTAACCACCTCAACACCGGTTCAGgtgcaaaagaaatataaatgtaaattttgcccTCTGGTCTTCAATGCGAGAGAGAACCGCAATCGTCACGAAGAGACCGTCCATCACAAGCGTTTTGATCCTAAACATCCGAGTGCCATTGTCCTGGACTAGGTATAAAAAGGAGGGGGAAGGGG
Coding sequences:
- the LOC130050478 gene encoding death-associated inhibitor of apoptosis 1-like translates to MTDYESLHNPGTPRYALLSDRVTSFENAPEHLQNLLPTIAEAGYFYKGYGDNTCCFYCNFGLHHWGAVDNPWIQHAYWYPHCPYLKCNKGKQWLKHEFTMVVAGPSKSGKTEFVKQLVQNTQWIAPPPEKIVWCYREWQSAYESLQDKVTFIRNIPQDDEQIVADLTYEDATRVPHGYLLVDLSPQTSDDLRLRSQLFTNLAVHMPPRV